The following proteins come from a genomic window of Chelmon rostratus isolate fCheRos1 chromosome 23, fCheRos1.pri, whole genome shotgun sequence:
- the LOC121626986 gene encoding uncharacterized protein LOC121626986, with amino-acid sequence MDGGTEFEFVANDDSVGSVNLTNTGPIYKDISACRQSGVVYYYDDEISSDPDTCSTVYCDSVATIQPNDICGPLERCHGNNTCKFVPICTVTGPAVIDFNDQLKTVEDRCGYTLLTGSSIENLTVVANFQERRRRDVSFLDSVTLRLQGQDDVHLEQGGIVKEGNTTLTINGLAFLGNSVLIFVDPTGVAVYVWQSESITLVFFDGNTAQIIFIGPAELDSGLLGLCANSSASVSDERLTEDIGSSCEVQYNDTADSSINCTMMTERCNLLLEEPFTACHNHTDPESYVNACIDTLCKYPAVDGLNCQFQEAYARSCSLRSSNDTLDSWRSTVGCSPPQPFCQGRICSDHEFCAETISGGIGCFCRAIFAFPYRSNDALGHPTVCEENSASVTLVGCLLEEKGIDYTLLHLNDPTCTGQRDELDHMVTFSYNGSNTCGTEVMANNSQLIYMNSIVGNNSVSDNITRQDQVFIDFSCVFTQPDVNTVTFRIKDSSVIETITSGTWNYTLTMKAYTDAGRTQAVDSNTEVQLNQQIWVELETDGLGDGLVALVTDSCWAANQAESLRYNLIVDGCANPDDQTVNVVGNGEGTSNYFFFNMFQFSRSSSEVSMHCKVNLCASLNQTCTPS; translated from the exons ATGGATGGAGGCACT GAGTTTGAATTTGTGGCCAACGATGATTCTGTAGGTTCAGTGAATTTGACAAACACAGGCCCGATCTACAAAGACATCAGCGCATGCAGACAGTCAG GTGTTGTGTATTACTATGATGATGAGATCAGTTCTGACCCAGACACCTGCTCCACTGTTTACTGTGATAGTGTGGCAACCATTCAGCCCAACGACATATGTGGCCCTCTGGagcgttgtcatggcaacaacaC ctgcaagTTTGTCCCCATCTGCACTGTGACCGGCCCCGCTGTCATTGACTTTAACGACCAACTGAAGACTGTGGAGGATCGGTGTGGGTACACCCTGCTGACAGGTTCATCAATCGAAAACCTCACTGTGGTGGCGAACTTCCAGGAACGTCGTCGTAGAGATGTGAGCTTTTTGGACAGCGTGACACTGCGGCTGCAGGGGCAGGATGATGTTCACCTGGAACAAGGCGGGATAGTTAAG GAGGGGAACACAACACTGACCATCAACGGCTTGGCTTTTCTGGGAAACAGTGTGTTGATCTTTGTGGACCCGACTGGAGTCGCAGTCTACGTGTGGCAATCCGAGTCCATTACTTTGGTCTTCTTTGATGGGAACACTGCACAGATCATCTTCATAG GACCTGCAGAACTAGATTCAGGACTGCTGGGATTGTGTGCCAACTCCAGCGCGTCTGTGAGTGATGAGAGACTTACTGAGGACattggcagcag CTGTGAGGTGCAGTACAAtgacactgctgacagttcCATCAACTGCACCATGATGACTGAACG CTGTAACCTCCTGTTGGAGGAGCCCTTCACCGCCTGTCACAACCACACCGACCCAGAGTCCTACGTAAACGCCTGCATCGACACTTTGTGCAAATACCCTGCGGTGGACGGTCTGAACTGTCAGTTCCAGGAGGCCTATGCCAGAAGCTGCAGCTTGCGCAGCAGCAACGACACACTGGACAGCTGGAGGTCAACGGTCGGCTGCT ccccccctcagcccttctgtcaGGGAAGGATCTGCAGCGATCATGAGTTCTGTGCTGAGACCATCAGTGGTGGAATCGGCTGCTTCTGTCGGGCCATTTTTGCCTTCCCGTACAGATCGAATGACGCTTTGG GTCACCCGACGGTCTGCGAGGAGAACTCAGCCTCAGTTACTCTGGTCGGGTgtctcctggaggagaaaggcaTCGACTATACGTTGTTACACCTCAATGACCCCACCTGCACGGGTCAGAGAGATGAGCTGGACCACATGGTGACCTTCAGCTACAACGGCAGCAACACCTGTGGGACGGAGGTCATG GCCAACAACAGCCAACTGATCTACATGAACAGCATCGTAGGCAACAACAGCGTCTCTGACAACATCACTCGCCAGGACCAAGTCTTCATCGACTTCTCCTGCGTCTTCACTCAGCCAGATGTCAACACTGTGACCTTCAGAATCAAAGACAg ctctgtgattgaGACGATCACATCTGGAACTTGGAATTACACTCTGACCATGAAGGCCTATACCGACGCCGGACGCACGCAAGCTGTGGACTCCAACACTGAAGTCCAGTTGAACCAGCAGATCTGGGTGGAGCTGGAGACTGACGGGCTGGGTGACGGTTTGGTCGCCCTGGTGACCGACTCCTGCTGGGCAGCCAACCAGGCTGAGAGTCTGAGATACAACCTGATTGTAGACGG CTGTGCGAACCCTGATGATCAGACGGTGAATGTGGTGGGAAACGGAGAGGGAACGTCCAACTACTTCTTCTTCAACATGTTCCAGTTCTCTAGGAGCTCTTCTGAGGTCTCCATGCACTGCAAAGTCAACCTGTGTGCCAGCCTGAACCAGACCTGCACCCCG TCCTGA